Proteins from one Marinitoga sp. 1197 genomic window:
- a CDS encoding methyl-accepting chemotaxis protein yields the protein ARKISKPLMELSKKVDRFATGDFTVEFKSKGKDETAIIAKSLQNMSNNLRETVKWLLKAGNKIEESSEILGEVAEKTMLANEEAMEKAKTIEENAENAAATTEELTSGVNEVSIAAQNVSSNAVEISQEVNETTEVTEEGEKSINEITKIIEQAVEKSKETEKTVEILAEKAKNIGEIVETITNITEQTNLLALNAAIEAARAGEAGKGFAVVADEIRKLAEESKKATEQIAQILTEIKNGAQNANKATEETVKVINEVEDYANGVKEKFQNILERIENINQRVEGLTASAEEQSASTEEMAAASDKTAQMILEISNEINEITKDIEEESKEIENVNEKAEELEKLVEELNKKLNQFKI from the coding sequence GCCAGAAAAATATCAAAACCATTAATGGAATTAAGCAAAAAAGTAGACAGATTTGCGACAGGAGATTTCACAGTAGAATTCAAATCAAAAGGGAAAGACGAAACAGCAATAATAGCGAAATCATTACAAAACATGTCAAATAATCTGAGAGAAACAGTAAAATGGTTATTAAAAGCGGGAAATAAAATAGAAGAATCATCAGAGATATTAGGAGAAGTAGCGGAAAAAACAATGTTGGCAAACGAAGAAGCGATGGAAAAAGCGAAAACAATAGAAGAAAATGCAGAAAATGCAGCAGCGACAACAGAAGAACTAACATCAGGAGTAAATGAAGTATCAATAGCAGCGCAAAACGTATCAAGTAATGCAGTGGAAATATCACAAGAAGTAAACGAAACAACAGAAGTAACAGAAGAAGGGGAAAAATCAATAAACGAAATAACAAAAATAATAGAACAAGCAGTAGAAAAATCAAAAGAAACGGAAAAGACGGTAGAAATACTAGCAGAAAAAGCAAAAAACATAGGAGAAATAGTAGAAACAATAACAAACATAACAGAACAGACAAATCTATTAGCATTAAATGCAGCAATAGAAGCGGCAAGGGCAGGAGAAGCAGGGAAAGGATTTGCAGTAGTAGCGGATGAAATCAGGAAATTAGCAGAAGAATCGAAAAAAGCGACAGAACAGATAGCACAAATACTAACAGAAATAAAAAATGGAGCACAAAACGCAAACAAAGCAACAGAAGAAACAGTAAAAGTAATAAACGAAGTAGAAGACTATGCAAACGGCGTAAAAGAGAAATTCCAGAACATATTAGAAAGAATAGAAAACATAAATCAGAGAGTAGAAGGTCTAACCGCAAGTGCAGAAGAACAAAGTGCATCGACAGAAGAAATGGCAGCTGCGAGCGATAAAACAGCGCAAATGATACTGGAAATATCAAATGAAATAAACGAAATAACAAAAGATATAGAAGAAGAAAGCAAAGAAATAGAAAATGTAAATGAAAAAGCAGAAGAATTAGAAAAATTAGTAGAAGAACTAAACAAAAAATTGAATCAGTTTAAAATATAA
- a CDS encoding amidohydrolase: MKKLLKNAYVLISADADIKKLDILVEKDRIIEIADENVDIDEDIEIYDLSNKLIIPGFINTHTHLAMSIFRGIGDDLTLKDWLFNEMFPREDLLNEEITYYGSLISILEMLSKGITTVVDMYLFMNGTAKAVKNTGIRAYLTRGLGYDNDDGWRKRIDETVYLFENYHNKNNIKIGFGPHAPYTCPMKKLEEVAELTKRYNAFTTIHLYESKNEREMYTLEDIEKTGLFKNNVIAAHCVHVDEKDIEILSRNEITVAHNPSSNLKLGNGIVPILKMLQHKINITIGTDGAASNNTLNLWEEMRIASLLQKIEGPEKFKTEEALRMIWENGGYALNEKIGRIEENYKADLAIIDLNSFEFYPNDINRLKSHIVYSPINKVYATMVNGEWVYYNGEYPKLKETDYYNKFHEKYFELERKFNEQKGNK; this comes from the coding sequence ATGAAAAAACTTCTGAAAAATGCATATGTATTAATAAGTGCTGATGCTGATATAAAAAAGTTAGATATATTAGTTGAAAAAGATAGAATAATAGAAATAGCAGATGAAAATGTGGATATAGATGAAGATATAGAGATATACGATTTATCAAATAAATTAATAATTCCTGGATTTATAAATACTCATACTCATTTAGCAATGAGCATATTTAGAGGAATTGGAGATGATTTAACATTAAAAGATTGGCTTTTTAATGAAATGTTTCCAAGAGAAGATTTATTAAACGAAGAAATCACATATTATGGTTCTTTAATATCAATATTAGAAATGTTATCAAAGGGAATAACAACGGTCGTAGATATGTATCTATTTATGAATGGAACAGCAAAGGCAGTAAAGAATACAGGAATAAGAGCATATTTAACCAGAGGACTTGGGTATGATAATGATGATGGATGGAGAAAAAGAATAGATGAAACAGTATATTTGTTTGAAAATTATCATAATAAAAATAATATAAAAATAGGCTTTGGTCCTCATGCACCATATACATGTCCTATGAAAAAATTAGAAGAGGTTGCGGAGTTAACCAAACGCTATAATGCATTTACAACCATACATTTATATGAATCCAAAAATGAAAGAGAAATGTATACATTAGAAGATATAGAAAAAACAGGATTGTTCAAAAACAATGTAATTGCTGCTCATTGTGTCCATGTAGACGAAAAAGACATAGAAATTTTATCTCGTAATGAAATAACAGTTGCACATAATCCTTCGAGCAATTTAAAGCTTGGCAATGGAATAGTTCCTATTTTAAAAATGTTGCAACATAAAATAAATATAACAATTGGAACGGATGGAGCAGCTAGTAATAACACATTAAATCTCTGGGAAGAAATGAGAATAGCTTCTTTATTACAAAAAATCGAAGGTCCAGAAAAATTCAAAACAGAAGAAGCATTAAGAATGATATGGGAAAATGGAGGTTATGCATTAAATGAAAAAATTGGGAGAATAGAGGAAAATTATAAAGCAGATTTAGCTATAATAGATTTAAATTCATTTGAATTTTATCCAAATGATATAAATAGATTAAAGTCACACATAGTATATTCACCTATAAATAAGGTATATGCAACTATGGTAAATGGTGAATGGGTATATTATAACGGTGAGTATCCAAAATTAAAAGAAACGGATTATTATAATAAATTTCATGAGAAATATTTTGAGTTAGAAAGAAAATTTAATGAACAAAAGGGGAATAAATAG
- a CDS encoding TIGR01212 family radical SAM protein (This family includes YhcC from E. coli K-12, an uncharacterized radical SAM protein.) — MLYNKLSDYLKKRYGERVQRLPINAGFTCPNKTGLRGTGGCIYCEETGSGFASLSPKTPISEQIRYMIERYKGKANKYMAYFQSNTNTYAPVHVLKKIYDSALVDDRIVILDISTRPDTVEDEKLELIASYKEKLDVYLEFGLQSVNYKTLKILNRGHTLAEFIDAVNRAKKRNIEIIVHMIIDMPWDDKEDIIEGAKILSALKIDGVKLHSLYITKNTILGKMYEKGEVIPLSLEEFIERNILFLEYLDPDIVIHRLAADPPKTGVLHGNWGMSKIKIINILEKEMKKRNTYQGRLFNYLNN, encoded by the coding sequence GTGTTATATAATAAATTAAGTGATTACTTAAAAAAAAGATACGGAGAAAGAGTGCAAAGGCTGCCGATAAATGCAGGATTCACATGCCCAAACAAAACAGGATTAAGAGGAACAGGTGGTTGTATATATTGTGAAGAAACAGGAAGTGGTTTTGCATCGCTATCTCCCAAAACGCCGATATCAGAACAAATAAGATATATGATTGAAAGATATAAAGGTAAAGCAAATAAATATATGGCATATTTTCAATCGAATACGAATACATATGCACCGGTACATGTATTGAAAAAAATTTATGATTCAGCGTTAGTTGACGATAGAATAGTAATTTTAGATATATCAACGAGACCGGACACAGTAGAAGATGAAAAACTGGAACTTATTGCATCATATAAAGAAAAGTTAGATGTATATCTAGAATTTGGTTTGCAAAGTGTAAATTATAAAACATTAAAAATATTAAACAGAGGACATACACTTGCCGAATTTATTGATGCAGTAAATAGGGCAAAAAAAAGAAATATAGAGATTATAGTACATATGATAATAGATATGCCATGGGATGATAAAGAAGATATAATAGAAGGAGCAAAAATTTTATCCGCTTTAAAAATAGATGGAGTAAAATTACATTCTCTATATATAACAAAAAATACAATTTTAGGAAAAATGTATGAAAAAGGTGAAGTTATCCCCCTATCTCTTGAAGAATTTATAGAAAGAAATATTCTATTTTTAGAATATCTTGATCCGGATATAGTAATACATCGTCTTGCTGCAGATCCGCCGAAAACTGGTGTTTTGCATGGTAATTGGGGAATGTCAAAAATAAAAATAATAAACATACTCGAAAAAGAAATGAAAAAAAGAAATACATATCAGGGAAGATTATTTAATTATCTTAATAATTAG